Proteins from one Mycobacterium sp. EPa45 genomic window:
- the secY gene encoding preprotein translocase subunit SecY: MLSAFISSLRTADLRRKILFTLGVVILYRVGASLPSPGVNYKNVHQCIEQVSGGAGGQIYSLINLFSGGALLQLTVFAVGVMPYITASIIVQLLTVVIPRFEQLRKEGQAGQAKMTQYTRYLAIALAILQATSIVALAANGGLLQGCTLEILQSQSIFSLVIIVLVMTAGAALVMWMGELVTERGIGNGMSLLIFAGIAARIPAEGKSILDSRGGLIFTAVCAAALLIIIGVVFVEQGQRRIPVQYAKRMVGRRMYGGTSTYLPLKVNQAGVIPVIFASSLIYIPHLITQLIQSGRTTPSNGWWDRFVANYLTNPADPVYIGIYFGLIIFFTYFYVSITFNPDERADEMKKFGGFIPGIRPGKPTADYLRFVLNRITLPGSIYLGVIAVLPNVFLQMGNSGGVQNLPFGGTAVLIMIGVGLDTVKQIESQLMQRNYEGFLK, encoded by the coding sequence GTGCTCTCGGCTTTCATCTCTTCGCTCAGGACGGCCGACCTGAGGCGAAAGATCCTGTTCACGTTGGGTGTCGTGATCCTGTACCGGGTCGGCGCCTCGCTCCCGTCCCCCGGGGTCAACTACAAGAACGTTCACCAGTGCATCGAGCAGGTCAGCGGTGGTGCCGGCGGGCAGATCTATTCACTGATCAACCTGTTCTCCGGCGGCGCGTTGCTGCAGTTGACGGTGTTCGCGGTGGGTGTGATGCCCTACATCACCGCCAGCATCATCGTTCAGCTGCTGACCGTGGTGATCCCACGCTTCGAGCAGCTGCGTAAAGAAGGCCAGGCCGGTCAGGCCAAGATGACCCAGTACACGCGCTATCTGGCGATTGCACTGGCCATCCTGCAGGCCACCAGCATCGTGGCGCTGGCCGCCAACGGCGGTCTACTGCAGGGCTGCACGCTGGAGATCCTGCAGAGCCAGAGCATCTTCTCGCTGGTGATCATCGTGCTGGTGATGACCGCGGGCGCAGCGCTGGTCATGTGGATGGGCGAGCTGGTCACCGAGCGCGGCATCGGCAACGGCATGTCGCTGCTGATCTTCGCCGGCATCGCGGCCCGCATCCCCGCCGAGGGCAAGAGCATCCTGGACAGCCGCGGCGGCCTGATCTTCACCGCCGTCTGCGCGGCCGCCCTGCTGATCATCATCGGCGTCGTCTTCGTCGAGCAGGGTCAGCGCCGTATCCCGGTGCAGTACGCCAAACGCATGGTCGGCCGCCGCATGTACGGCGGCACGTCGACGTACCTGCCGCTGAAGGTCAACCAGGCCGGCGTCATCCCGGTGATCTTCGCCTCGTCGCTGATCTACATCCCGCACCTGATCACCCAGCTGATCCAGAGCGGACGCACCACCCCGAGCAACGGCTGGTGGGATCGCTTCGTCGCCAACTATCTGACGAACCCAGCGGATCCGGTCTACATCGGCATCTATTTCGGCCTGATCATCTTCTTCACATATTTCTATGTCTCGATCACGTTCAACCCTGACGAGCGCGCCGACGAGATGAAGAAGTTCGGTGGCTTCATCCCGGGTATCCGACCCGGTAAGCCGACCGCCGACTACCTGCGTTTCGTGTTGAACAGGATCACCCTGCCCGGGTCGATCTACCTGGGTGTGATCGCCGTCCTGCCGAACGTGTTCCTGCAGATGGGCAACAGCGGTGGCGTGCAGAACCTGCCGTTCGGCGGTACCGCGGTTCTGATCATGATCGGTGTCGGTTTGGATACGGTCAAACAGATCGAGAGCCAGCTCATGCAGCGCAACTACGAAGGGTTCCTGAAGTGA
- the map gene encoding type I methionyl aminopeptidase: protein MVSLPGLRNRKTVPARTPGELDAMAAAGAVVAAALRAVQAAAAPGVSTKELDDVAESVIRKANGTPSFLGYHGYPASICSSVNDRVVHGIPAPDEKLAAGDLVSIDCGAIIDGWHGDAAVTFGIGTLIAMDEALSAATKHSMEAGIAAMVPGNRLSDISHAIESGTRAAEQTYGRRFGIVAGYGGHGIGRAMHMDPFLPNEGEPGRGPTLVAGSVLAIEPMLTLGTTKTRILADEWTVVTADGSRAAHWEHTVAVTDDGPRILTV from the coding sequence ATGGTTTCCCTGCCCGGGCTGCGCAACCGCAAGACCGTTCCCGCCCGCACACCGGGTGAGTTGGACGCGATGGCCGCTGCCGGAGCGGTGGTGGCCGCGGCCCTGCGCGCCGTCCAGGCCGCCGCCGCACCAGGGGTTTCGACCAAGGAGCTCGACGACGTCGCCGAGTCGGTGATCCGGAAGGCCAACGGCACGCCGTCGTTCCTCGGCTACCACGGCTACCCCGCCAGCATCTGCTCGTCGGTCAATGACCGTGTGGTGCATGGCATTCCGGCGCCCGACGAGAAGCTCGCGGCCGGCGACCTGGTGTCGATCGACTGCGGTGCGATCATCGATGGCTGGCATGGCGATGCCGCCGTCACGTTCGGGATCGGCACGCTGATCGCGATGGACGAGGCGCTGTCCGCGGCGACGAAGCACTCGATGGAAGCCGGCATCGCAGCGATGGTCCCGGGCAACCGGCTCAGCGACATCTCCCATGCCATCGAGAGCGGCACCCGCGCCGCCGAGCAGACCTACGGGCGCCGCTTCGGCATCGTCGCGGGCTACGGCGGTCACGGCATCGGGCGGGCCATGCACATGGATCCGTTCCTGCCCAACGAGGGCGAGCCCGGCCGCGGCCCCACGCTGGTGGCCGGATCGGTCCTGGCGATCGAACCGATGTTGACCCTCGGCACCACCAAGACCCGGATCCTGGCCGACGAGTGGACCGTCGTCACGGCCGACGGGTCGCGCGCCGCACACTGGGAGCACACCGTCGCGGTCACCGACGACGGCCCGCGCATTCTCACCGTCTGA
- a CDS encoding anti-sigma factor, with protein MKDLNDPYETWDAAYVLGSLSSNERREYEAHLSGCVRCRTSVGELSGMPALLAMLTPDEVTAIDTGGIEPPPLRPQLLDGVLFEVRRRRRRGRWITWSVAAAAAAVLAVGILVAINPAPFGTPTPAPQVSAATVSMTPVMPSSFEATVQVTPTGWGTHIEMTCTYHEEIGTGTEADADKLAMYAVARDGSRIQLATWMAREGESASPTGSTSMPMEKISAVQVVKVETGDVLLQRSL; from the coding sequence GTGAAGGATTTGAACGATCCGTACGAAACGTGGGACGCCGCCTACGTGCTGGGGTCGCTGTCGAGCAATGAGCGCCGCGAGTACGAAGCGCACCTCAGCGGATGTGTGCGCTGCCGGACGTCGGTCGGGGAGCTGAGCGGGATGCCCGCGCTGCTGGCCATGCTCACCCCCGACGAGGTGACGGCCATCGACACGGGCGGGATCGAACCCCCGCCGCTGCGCCCGCAGCTGCTGGACGGCGTGCTGTTCGAGGTGCGCCGCCGCCGGCGTCGGGGACGCTGGATCACCTGGTCGGTGGCCGCCGCGGCTGCGGCGGTGCTGGCCGTCGGGATTCTCGTCGCGATCAACCCCGCACCGTTCGGTACGCCCACACCAGCGCCACAGGTGTCGGCCGCGACGGTCAGCATGACGCCGGTGATGCCGTCGTCGTTCGAGGCGACGGTCCAGGTGACACCGACGGGGTGGGGCACTCACATCGAGATGACGTGCACCTACCACGAAGAGATCGGCACCGGCACGGAAGCGGACGCGGACAAGCTGGCGATGTATGCCGTAGCCCGCGACGGAAGCCGGATCCAGTTGGCGACGTGGATGGCCCGCGAAGGCGAGTCGGCCTCGCCGACCGGCAGCACGTCGATGCCGATGGAGAAGATTTCCGCCGTTCAGGTTGTCAAGGTCGAGACCGGTGACGTGCTGCTCCAGCGCAGCCTGTAG
- a CDS encoding adenylate kinase, with translation MRIVLLGPPGAGKGTQAVKLADKLGVPQISTGDLFRHNISTGTELGLEAKKYLDAGDLVPATLTNALVDDRLNDADVAGGFILDGFPRSVEQAEALKQMLAKRDLKLDAVLEFRVPEDELVERLKGRGRADDTEDVIRNRFKVYRDETAPLLDYYQDELKTVDAVGSLDEVFARALHALGR, from the coding sequence GTGAGAATCGTTCTGCTGGGACCGCCGGGCGCGGGCAAAGGGACTCAGGCGGTCAAGCTGGCGGACAAGCTCGGCGTACCGCAGATCTCCACTGGCGACCTGTTCCGGCACAACATCAGCACCGGCACCGAGTTGGGGCTGGAGGCCAAGAAGTACCTCGACGCCGGTGACCTGGTCCCGGCCACGCTGACCAACGCGCTGGTCGACGATCGGCTCAACGACGCGGATGTGGCCGGCGGCTTCATCCTCGACGGCTTCCCCCGTTCGGTGGAGCAGGCCGAGGCGCTCAAGCAGATGCTGGCCAAACGCGACCTGAAGCTCGACGCAGTGCTCGAGTTCCGGGTGCCCGAGGACGAGCTCGTCGAGCGGCTCAAGGGCCGTGGCCGCGCCGACGACACCGAGGACGTGATCCGCAACCGGTTCAAGGTCTACCGGGACGAGACCGCGCCGCTGCTGGACTACTACCAGGACGAGCTCAAGACCGTCGACGCCGTCGGCAGCCTCGACGAGGTGTTCGCCCGGGCGCTGCACGCCCTCGGTCGCTGA
- a CDS encoding sigma-70 family RNA polymerase sigma factor yields the protein MDDPEAALVRVLYEEHAAALWRYALRLTGDSARAEDVVQETLLRAWQHPEVAGDAERSARAWLFTVARNMIIDERRSARFRRETDSLNTEGAPEPAGPDEVNTALDRLLIGDALAQLSPDHRAVVRRSYYLGWTTAQIAADLQIAEGTVKSRLHYAVRALRLTLQEMGVTR from the coding sequence ATGGACGACCCGGAGGCGGCGTTGGTGCGGGTGCTCTATGAGGAGCACGCGGCCGCACTGTGGCGCTATGCGCTGCGGCTCACCGGCGACTCCGCGCGCGCCGAGGACGTGGTCCAGGAGACGCTGCTGCGGGCCTGGCAACATCCCGAGGTGGCCGGCGACGCCGAGCGTTCCGCCAGGGCGTGGCTGTTCACCGTGGCCCGCAACATGATCATCGACGAACGGCGCAGCGCCCGGTTCCGCAGGGAGACCGACTCGCTGAACACCGAGGGGGCCCCGGAGCCTGCAGGACCGGACGAGGTCAATACCGCGCTCGACCGGCTACTCATCGGGGATGCGCTGGCACAGCTGTCGCCCGATCATCGCGCGGTGGTCCGCCGTTCCTACTATCTTGGCTGGACCACGGCGCAGATCGCGGCCGACCTCCAGATCGCCGAGGGCACGGTGAAGTCGAGACTGCACTACGCCGTTCGTGCGCTGAGGCTGACGTTGCAGGAGATGGGGGTGACCCGGTGA